In Bacteroidetes Order II. bacterium, a single genomic region encodes these proteins:
- the purD gene encoding phosphoribosylamine--glycine ligase: MKILVIGSGGREHALVWALAQSPQRPKVYCAPGNAGTAQVGENIAISPMDFGALVEWVQSEKIDLTIVGPEQPLVAGIVDLFRSVGLPIVGPSAYAAQLEGSKGFAKGFMAQYNIPTAMYRTFSSVEYEEAKDWLALQDCPIVLKADGLAAGKGVLICQNQAEAQAGLKTILLEGAFGQAGAKVVMESFMTGEEASVFVLIDGRNHVLLPVAQDHKRIGEGDTGPNTGGMGAYAPAPVITPEVLARVQNEIIVPTLNGMMEEGHPYTGILYVGIMLTPQGPKVVEYNCRFGDPETQVVLPLIKSDVADLFMRMATGRLLEYPLALHDGAVATVVMAAPGYPNTYPKGMEIKGLGDLSGTEASVVFHAGTSLSEEGNILTSGGRVLAVTGIGTNLQEALDMAYQRVNTLHFEGAYFRRDIGWRGLKHDEKP; encoded by the coding sequence ATGAAAATTTTGGTGATCGGGAGCGGTGGGCGCGAACATGCGCTGGTGTGGGCACTAGCCCAAAGCCCACAACGACCAAAGGTTTATTGTGCGCCCGGAAATGCCGGAACGGCACAAGTGGGCGAAAATATAGCGATTTCGCCAATGGACTTCGGAGCATTGGTGGAATGGGTGCAAAGTGAAAAAATTGACCTAACCATCGTTGGGCCAGAACAACCTTTGGTGGCCGGAATAGTGGACCTTTTCCGGTCGGTAGGTTTGCCGATAGTCGGACCTTCGGCCTATGCCGCTCAATTAGAAGGCAGCAAGGGGTTTGCAAAAGGGTTTATGGCGCAATACAATATTCCTACCGCGATGTACCGAACGTTTTCTTCGGTAGAATACGAGGAAGCGAAGGATTGGCTGGCTTTGCAAGATTGTCCGATCGTACTCAAAGCAGATGGCCTCGCGGCAGGTAAAGGCGTGTTGATCTGTCAAAATCAAGCGGAAGCCCAAGCCGGATTAAAGACCATCCTGCTGGAAGGGGCATTTGGACAAGCGGGCGCAAAGGTGGTGATGGAGTCTTTTATGACAGGGGAAGAAGCCTCGGTTTTTGTCTTGATCGACGGGCGAAACCATGTGTTGCTACCTGTCGCACAAGACCACAAACGTATTGGCGAAGGGGATACCGGACCCAACACGGGGGGAATGGGGGCCTATGCGCCAGCGCCTGTAATAACACCCGAAGTCTTGGCGCGTGTACAAAATGAAATTATTGTACCAACTTTAAATGGGATGATGGAAGAAGGGCATCCTTATACGGGTATTCTATACGTCGGCATCATGCTCACGCCGCAGGGACCTAAGGTAGTGGAATACAATTGCCGCTTTGGTGATCCTGAAACGCAAGTGGTGCTACCACTCATTAAATCTGATGTGGCCGATTTGTTTATGCGGATGGCAACCGGAAGGCTTTTGGAGTACCCATTGGCCCTTCACGACGGGGCCGTCGCAACGGTGGTTATGGCAGCGCCCGGTTATCCGAATACTTATCCTAAAGGTATGGAAATAAAAGGATTGGGGGATTTATCAGGTACGGAGGCGTCGGTGGTCTTTCATGCCGGAACTTCGCTTTCGGAGGAAGGTAATATCCTCACTTCCGGTGGACGTGTACTGGCGGTAACGGGTATCGGTACTAACCTTCAAGAAGCCTTAGATATGGCCTATCAACGGGTAAATACCCTGCATTTTGAGGGTGCATATTTCCGACGGGATATTGGCTGGCGGGGCCTCAAACATGACGAGAAACCATGA
- a CDS encoding metallophosphoesterase: MDRRSFLSRAGWVGCGLFTPPLIRAGMVDSQAFRVAYLTDSHLLPLSKAIRSFTQALHHLQTLSKPPDLIFNGGDAIMDALQLDRWMVKRQWASWKTVLSQENQLPIHHCLGNHDIWGWKLEKIKDRADDAQDKVFGKQWALDELGMTTRHYYFDQQNWRFVVLDSIHAKPDGYTARLDGAQFDWLQQTLVATPAERHLCIISHIPILSATVLFDGDNEQQGGWQIPDGWMHQDARRIKNLFSRHPNVRVCLSGHTHLVDDLTYNGVRYLCNGAVSGKWWRGAFQEFSPMYALLDFMPNGEVHRQMIPYLDA; the protein is encoded by the coding sequence ATGGACAGGCGTTCATTTCTTTCACGTGCCGGATGGGTCGGATGTGGCTTATTTACCCCGCCACTCATTCGCGCAGGCATGGTTGATTCACAAGCCTTTCGGGTAGCATATCTTACCGACAGCCACCTTCTCCCGCTATCGAAGGCCATTCGTAGCTTTACCCAAGCCCTACATCATCTTCAGACACTCTCCAAACCACCTGATCTCATCTTTAATGGTGGAGACGCGATCATGGACGCCTTGCAATTAGATCGTTGGATGGTTAAGCGGCAATGGGCTTCTTGGAAGACCGTTTTATCCCAAGAAAACCAATTACCCATCCACCATTGCTTGGGAAATCATGATATTTGGGGCTGGAAATTAGAGAAAATAAAAGACCGCGCAGACGATGCCCAAGATAAAGTCTTTGGAAAACAGTGGGCATTAGACGAATTGGGGATGACTACTCGGCATTACTATTTCGATCAACAAAATTGGCGTTTTGTGGTTTTGGATAGTATTCATGCAAAACCTGATGGTTATACCGCCCGATTAGATGGAGCACAATTCGACTGGCTTCAGCAAACATTGGTTGCCACCCCCGCAGAACGACACCTATGTATCATATCGCACATTCCCATCTTGAGTGCCACCGTCTTATTTGACGGAGACAATGAACAACAAGGTGGATGGCAGATTCCCGATGGCTGGATGCATCAAGACGCTCGCCGGATCAAGAACCTCTTTTCAAGGCATCCAAACGTTCGGGTTTGTTTGAGTGGTCATACCCATTTAGTGGACGACCTAACGTATAACGGGGTCCGATACCTCTGTAATGGAGCCGTCAGCGGAAAATGGTGGCGCGGCGCTTTTCAGGAGTTTAGCCCGATGTATGCCCTCTTGGATTTTATGCCCAACGGGGAGGTACACCGTCAGATGATTCCCTACCTTGACGCATAA
- a CDS encoding NHL repeat-containing protein codes for MRKNILLLLWGLLYGGLPVIAQKPDTTISRAMVLTTFRDARALATDNKGNLFVTDVAKNLLFRLNADGKVLAQVGGTGSGDYQFDSPVDVDPTNGLDIYVADYGNRRVQHFSAEFRYLETFPLVFETHTPRQIAGFFSPNADYDNKLILSEGTPVALTVDAAKELFVADQEHAFVAKWDAQKRVQRFFGRYDAGDAALLDPVSMVVAPNGTLFIADRGRGDVMVFDAFGTFLRSFGSEQLAKLRGISLFGDRILVTGEQNLWVYQPDGKQLFNYALKFSEPIVDAVYAHRAVYLLTPTKLMRFRP; via the coding sequence ATGAGAAAAAATATACTTTTGTTGTTATGGGGTCTTCTTTATGGGGGCTTACCAGTCATAGCCCAGAAGCCGGATACCACCATCAGCCGCGCTATGGTGCTCACTACATTTCGGGATGCCAGGGCGCTTGCCACCGACAATAAAGGCAACCTATTTGTAACCGATGTGGCGAAAAATCTTTTATTTCGCTTAAATGCAGATGGGAAGGTGCTAGCACAGGTAGGGGGCACTGGCAGTGGTGATTATCAGTTTGATTCACCAGTAGATGTGGACCCAACGAATGGCTTAGACATCTATGTGGCCGATTATGGCAACCGACGGGTTCAGCACTTTTCTGCCGAGTTTCGCTACCTTGAAACCTTTCCGCTTGTCTTTGAAACCCATACTCCGCGCCAGATTGCTGGTTTTTTTTCACCCAATGCGGATTATGACAATAAACTTATTTTATCCGAAGGCACGCCGGTTGCGCTTACAGTAGATGCGGCCAAAGAACTCTTTGTGGCAGACCAAGAACATGCCTTTGTGGCCAAATGGGATGCACAAAAGCGGGTTCAGCGGTTCTTTGGGCGGTACGATGCCGGAGATGCCGCCCTGCTTGATCCCGTTTCGATGGTTGTAGCGCCCAATGGCACGTTGTTTATTGCAGATCGGGGGCGGGGAGATGTAATGGTTTTTGATGCCTTTGGAACTTTTTTGCGGTCATTTGGCAGCGAGCAACTCGCTAAACTCAGGGGTATTTCCTTGTTTGGAGACCGGATTCTGGTGACGGGCGAACAAAACCTATGGGTCTATCAACCAGATGGAAAGCAATTGTTTAATTATGCACTGAAATTCTCGGAGCCTATTGTGGACGCTGTCTATGCACATCGTGCGGTATATTTGCTCACGCCCACCAAACTAATGCGGTTTAGGCCGTAA